The following coding sequences are from one Halorubrum sp. BOL3-1 window:
- a CDS encoding ribonuclease P protein component 1 yields the protein MISPDQLVRHELVGLPVRVVDADSDAHAGIAGRVLDETFGTLVVRTVSGDKRVPKSGATFEFGVVETPTARTDEAAGDAQSPGSTSQLGSDTTGVRPRQSGPSGSTSAVDGDGAGPASRRGECKDAVYVTVDGDRLRHRPAERTERGATQWR from the coding sequence ATGATCTCCCCCGACCAGCTCGTTCGACACGAACTCGTCGGCCTCCCGGTTCGGGTGGTCGACGCCGACAGCGACGCCCATGCGGGCATCGCCGGTCGCGTGCTCGACGAGACGTTCGGTACCCTCGTGGTCCGGACGGTGTCGGGGGACAAGCGCGTGCCCAAGTCGGGCGCGACGTTCGAGTTCGGCGTCGTCGAGACGCCGACCGCTCGCACAGATGAAGCCGCCGGCGACGCGCAGTCGCCGGGGTCCACGTCCCAACTCGGGTCGGATACTACGGGGGTCCGCCCCCGTCAGTCCGGCCCGTCCGGGTCCACAAGCGCCGTCGACGGTGACGGTGCGGGTCCGGCGAGCCGACGAGGCGAGTGCAAAGACGCGGTCTACGTGACGGTGGATGGCGATCGGTTGCGACATCGACCCGCCGAACGCACCGAACGAGGTGCCACACAATGGCGATAG
- a CDS encoding 30S ribosomal protein S17, whose protein sequence is MAIGIDVPTPPEPDNPEDYDYEKCPFYGQLSVRGQTREGTVVSTDMAKTVIVEREYDVFVPKYDRYMKRRSRIPAHVPGVLNSLEVGDEVTIAETRPLSKTKSHVVVEIPGDQ, encoded by the coding sequence ATGGCGATAGGAATCGACGTACCCACGCCTCCGGAGCCAGACAACCCGGAGGATTACGACTACGAGAAGTGCCCGTTCTACGGGCAGCTCTCCGTCCGCGGCCAGACCCGCGAGGGGACGGTCGTATCGACGGATATGGCAAAGACCGTCATCGTCGAGCGAGAGTACGACGTGTTCGTACCGAAATACGACCGGTACATGAAGCGTCGCTCGCGCATCCCGGCCCACGTGCCGGGCGTGCTCAACTCGCTCGAAGTCGGTGACGAAGTGACGATCGCGGAGACGCGACCGCTCTCGAAGACGAAGTCCCACGTCGTCGTCGAGATCCCGGGTGATCAGTGA
- a CDS encoding 50S ribosomal protein L14: MEALKADVTQGLSKGSLITCADNTGARELKVISVSGYSGTKNRHPKAGIGDKVTVSVTKGTPEMRRQVLEAVVVRQRKPIRRPDGTRVKFEDNAAVIIDDLEEPRGTEIKGPVAREVAERFGSIASTATMIV, encoded by the coding sequence ATGGAGGCGCTCAAGGCCGACGTCACGCAGGGCCTCTCGAAGGGCTCGCTTATCACGTGCGCCGACAACACCGGCGCCCGTGAGCTGAAGGTGATCTCCGTGTCGGGCTACTCCGGCACGAAGAACCGTCACCCGAAGGCAGGGATCGGCGACAAGGTGACCGTCTCGGTCACCAAGGGGACCCCGGAGATGCGGCGGCAGGTGCTGGAGGCGGTCGTCGTCCGCCAGCGCAAGCCGATCCGCCGTCCGGACGGCACGCGCGTGAAGTTCGAGGACAACGCGGCCGTCATCATCGACGACCTCGAGGAGCCGCGGGGCACGGAGATCAAAGGCCCCGTCGCCCGCGAGGTCGCCGAACGGTTCGGGAGCATCGCCTCGACCGCGACGATGATCGTCTAA
- the rplX gene encoding 50S ribosomal protein L24: MTKQPRKQRKRSETAPLHERQNQVRATLTEDLREEYGQRNVRANAGDTVEVLRGDAAGTEAEVVSVDLSAERITVEDVTVEKADGEEVPRPIPASNVRVTELDLEDERREARLQEDNE, translated from the coding sequence ATGACGAAACAGCCACGCAAACAACGAAAACGGTCGGAGACCGCGCCGCTCCACGAGCGGCAGAACCAGGTCCGGGCCACCCTCACCGAGGACCTCCGCGAGGAGTACGGACAGCGGAACGTCCGCGCCAACGCCGGCGACACCGTCGAGGTGCTTCGCGGCGACGCGGCCGGGACGGAAGCGGAGGTCGTCTCCGTCGACCTGTCCGCCGAGCGGATCACGGTCGAGGACGTCACCGTCGAGAAGGCGGACGGGGAAGAGGTTCCCCGTCCCATCCCGGCGAGTAACGTCCGGGTGACCGAACTGGACCTCGAAGACGAGCGCCGCGAAGCGCGGCTCCAGGAGGATAACGAATGA
- a CDS encoding 30S ribosomal protein S4e produces MTRHQKRLSVPNSWPVERKTNTFTVKAGAGPHGEAGVPLVVLLRDVLGYVDSTKEACYALNNDSVLVNGDAVSDEQRPIGMFDILAFPERGEFFRVFPDEGGRLALTSVDEEAAGSRLGKITNKTVVPGGAVQLTLHDGTNVRVEDDADYETNDSIVVDNETKEIVAHFEYEEGALVTAVAGQHAGRIGEIDDIDVTLGSGDNTVTVANEDDGYETVEEYVVVIDENFTDDGDEAGDSDE; encoded by the coding sequence ATGACGCGACACCAGAAGCGACTGTCAGTACCGAACTCCTGGCCGGTCGAGCGCAAGACGAACACGTTCACCGTGAAAGCGGGCGCGGGCCCGCACGGCGAGGCGGGCGTTCCGCTCGTCGTCCTACTGCGAGACGTGCTCGGCTACGTCGACTCGACGAAGGAGGCGTGCTACGCGCTGAACAACGACTCGGTCCTCGTCAACGGGGACGCGGTCTCGGACGAACAGCGTCCGATCGGGATGTTCGACATCCTGGCGTTCCCCGAGCGCGGGGAGTTCTTCCGCGTCTTCCCCGACGAGGGCGGTCGGCTCGCGCTGACCTCCGTCGACGAGGAGGCCGCGGGCAGCCGGCTCGGGAAGATCACGAACAAGACCGTCGTCCCCGGCGGAGCCGTCCAGCTGACGCTCCACGACGGGACGAACGTCCGCGTCGAAGACGACGCGGACTACGAGACGAACGACTCGATCGTCGTCGATAACGAGACGAAGGAGATCGTCGCCCACTTCGAGTACGAGGAGGGCGCCTTGGTGACAGCCGTCGCCGGGCAACACGCCGGTCGAATCGGTGAGATCGACGACATCGACGTGACGCTCGGCTCCGGAGACAACACCGTCACCGTCGCCAACGAGGACGACGGCTACGAGACGGTCGAGGAGTACGTCGTCGTCATCGACGAGAACTTCACCGACGACGGAGACGAGGCGGGTGATTCGGATGAGTGA
- a CDS encoding 50S ribosomal protein L5, producing MSEAEGAANEMREPYLEKVVVHMGVGEGGEPLADAEEIIEAIAGQQSVRTTSKRTIAEFGIRKGDPIGVKVTLRGEDAHAFLDTALELVEVDRSQFDDTGNLSFGVEDHTDFPSQDYDPNTGIYGLDVTTTIVRPGYRVSKRDKATGTIPVRHRMTAEDAAAFLETNFDVEVTE from the coding sequence ATGAGTGAAGCCGAGGGTGCCGCCAACGAGATGCGCGAGCCGTACCTCGAGAAGGTCGTCGTCCACATGGGCGTCGGAGAGGGCGGTGAGCCGCTCGCGGACGCCGAGGAGATCATCGAGGCGATCGCGGGCCAGCAGTCGGTCCGGACCACCTCGAAGCGCACCATCGCCGAGTTCGGCATCCGCAAGGGCGACCCGATCGGCGTCAAGGTGACGCTGCGGGGCGAGGACGCGCACGCGTTCCTCGATACCGCACTGGAGCTGGTCGAGGTCGACCGGAGTCAGTTCGACGACACGGGCAACCTGAGCTTCGGGGTCGAGGACCACACCGACTTCCCGAGCCAGGATTACGATCCCAACACCGGGATCTACGGTCTCGACGTGACGACGACGATAGTCCGTCCCGGCTACCGCGTCTCGAAACGCGACAAGGCGACGGGAACGATTCCCGTCCGCCACCGGATGACAGCCGAGGACGCCGCAGCGTTCCTCGAAACGAACTTCGACGTCGAGGTAACCGAATGA
- a CDS encoding 30S ribosomal protein S14, with protein sequence MSEANNETGEHAAKRTDERHTCRRCDREQGLVGKYDINLCRQCFREVARDMGFEKYS encoded by the coding sequence ATGAGCGAAGCGAACAACGAGACGGGCGAGCACGCCGCGAAGCGTACCGACGAACGGCACACGTGCCGGCGGTGCGACCGCGAGCAGGGACTCGTCGGCAAGTACGACATCAACCTCTGCCGGCAGTGCTTCCGCGAGGTCGCCCGAGACATGGGATTCGAGAAGTACAGCTGA
- a CDS encoding 30S ribosomal protein S8, with protein sequence MTGNDPFTNALAGMDNAESVGHLSYTVEPASNIIGSVLEVLYDRGYVDGFEYVDDGKAGKFEVELKGAINECGAVKPRYSAGADEFEKWEKRYLPARDYGTLIVTTSHGVMSHYEAREEGIGGQVIAYVY encoded by the coding sequence ATGACGGGAAACGATCCATTCACCAACGCGCTGGCCGGCATGGACAACGCCGAGAGCGTTGGCCACCTGTCGTACACGGTTGAGCCCGCCTCCAACATCATCGGCTCCGTCCTCGAGGTCCTCTACGACCGCGGGTACGTCGACGGCTTCGAGTACGTCGACGACGGGAAGGCCGGGAAGTTCGAGGTCGAACTGAAAGGAGCGATCAACGAGTGTGGCGCCGTCAAGCCCCGCTACTCCGCGGGTGCCGACGAGTTCGAGAAGTGGGAGAAGCGATACCTCCCCGCCCGCGACTACGGGACGCTCATCGTCACGACGAGCCACGGCGTCATGAGCCACTACGAGGCCCGCGAGGAGGG